A DNA window from Cutaneotrichosporon cavernicola HIS019 DNA, chromosome: 2 contains the following coding sequences:
- a CDS encoding uncharacterized protein (Belongs to the class I-like SAM-binding methyltransferase superfamily. RsmB NOP family) — protein MKSILVVSLLLLSTSTTSHLPARTPRTWLIDHLDKHQGSVKGSLAAARIKADAGEAKRILALVIETLKYRDVILELLEKVPLLKLERETFRPKGTPSSRNLIIVLLHDLLFSTRARIEASDKWPPKAAVARHQARLKAELVRIQLRAGVSSVRELGRTASADVQARYVRWNPNIDASRAEDWSLPALHKHLATKGFTHIEEAVYPVPSRKYFMDPHLPDYLLVFPPETSWWAGDRWYEAGAVVLQDKASCFPAAVIMGEWDGGECIDGTAAPGNKTSLMSALMGNKGTLYAFEKSAHRFKTLEKMLARAGCSNTSATRGDFTQADPADYPNVTRILLDPSCSGSGIVNRLDYLVEQDETEDDDRLDKLAAFQLQMIQHAFKFPAVKRIVYSTCSIHAEEDERVVVKALKSGGGKWRVAPRASVLPAWERRGRVEELGTDAEGVIRCLPEDKTNGFFVSCFERVEGGMKEGKGSKSAKRPREEEVVEEEAAAEDDNVAGEPKELKPKTAAQLERARRKKQQQKQKKRRT, from the exons ATGAAGAGCATTCTTGTTGTCAGTTTGCTCCTCCTTTCTACTTCAACCACATCCCATCTACCTG CGCGCACGCCCAGGACTTGGCTCATAG ACCACCTGGACAAGCACCAGGGCAGTGTCAAGggctcgctcgccgcggccaGGATCAAGGCGGACGCGGGAGAGGCGAAGCGtatcctcgccctcgtgaTTGAGACGCTGAAAT ACCGCGACGTGATCCTCGAACTCCTTGAAAAGGTGCCCCTGCTGAAGCTCGAGAGGGAGACTTTCAGGCCAAAGGgaacgccgagctcgcggaaCCTCATCATCGTGCTGCTGCATGATTTGCTGTTCTCGACTCGCGCGCGGATCGAGGCTTCGGACAAGTGGCCGCCCAAGGCTGCCGTCGCACGTCACCAGGCccgcctcaaggccgagctggtGCGTATCCAGTTACGTGCTGGGGTATCGTCGGTGCGTGAGCTGGGCCGCACCGCCAGCGCAGACGTGCAGGCCCGCTATGTCCGCTGGAATCCGAACATTGATGCGAGTCGCGCAGAGGATTGGTCCCTCCCAGCACTACACAAGCACCTCGCGACCAAAGGGTTCACGCAcatcgaggaggctgtGTACCCCGTTCCGAGCCGCAAGTACTTCATGGACCCACATCTGCCGGATtacctcctcgtcttcccGCCCGAGACGAGCTGGTGGGCTGGAGACCGGTGGTACGAGGCGGGCGCTGTTGTGCTGCAGGACAAAGCGAGTTGTttccccgccgccgtgatcatgggcgagtgggacggcggcgagtgcATCGACGGCACAGCGGCGCCGGGAAACAAGACGAGTCTAATGTCCGCACTCATGGGCAACAAGGGAACACTGTATGCGTTCGAGAAGAGCGCACACCGCTtcaagacgctcgagaAGATGCTCGCACGCGCGGGATGCAGCAACACCTCCGCCACGCGAGGCGACTTCACCCAAGCCGATCCCGCCGATTACCCGAACGTCACGCGCattctcctcgaccccaGCTGCAGTGGGTCAGGTATCGTGAACCGCCTCGATTACCTTGTCGAGCAGGACGAGACTGAGGACGATGAccgcctcgacaagctcgctgCGTTCCAGCTGCAGATGATCCAGCACGCATTCAAGTTCCCGGCTGTCAAGCGCATCGTGTACTCGACCTGCTCTATCCAtgctgaggaggacgagcgcgtcgtcgtcaaggcgctcaagtCTGGCGGCGGAAAGTGGCGGGTAGCACCCCGCGCCTCCGTACTGCCGGCATGGGagaggcgagggcgcgtggaggagcttgggacggatgccgagggcgtcatCCGCTGCTTGCCCGAGGACAAGACCAACGGTTTCTTCGTCTCCTGCTTTGAGCGTGTGGAAGGGGGCATgaaggaggggaaggggtcAAAGAGTGCGAAGCGGCCGCGTGAAGAAGAGGTGGTAGAGGAGGAAGCAGCGGCTGAGGACGACAACGTCGCCGGCGAACccaaggagctcaagcccaagacggcggcgcagctTGAACGTGCGCGCCGCAAGAAGCAGCAGCAGAAGCAGAAGAAGCGGCGGACCTAG
- a CDS encoding uncharacterized protein (Carbon utilization by utilization of organic compounds-related protein), with translation MIPSSVLRATAGRVPLSLTQASAQLIPPIPLYRRLLRVHRSLPHEMRFMGDAYVKSEFRATRSTDNPVHIVAFLTQWKAYLEEIERGLTDSEGKWQGRRLDPEVLDSLNNEQIGQLYEVMHAAKDVWKTPEQLEKEAAEAEARSAAGKE, from the exons ATGATTCCCTCCTCAGTACTCCGCGCCACGGCCGGCCGTGTCCCCCTCAGCCTCACCCAGGCTAGTGCCCAGCTCATCCCTCCAATCCC cctCTACCGTCGCCTCCTGCGCGTGCACCGCAGCCTCCCCCACGAGATGCGCTTCATGGGTGACGCGTACGTCAAGTCCGAGTTCCGGGCCACTCGTTCCACCGACAACCCCGTGCACATTGTCGCCTTCCTCACGCAGTGGAAGGCCTAcctcgaggagattgagcgTGGCCTCACCGATTCAGAGGGCAAGTGGCAGGGCCGCAGACTCGACCCAGAGGTGCTTGACAGCCTCAATAATGAGCAGATCGGGCAGCTGTACGAGGTCATGCacgccgccaaggacgTGTGGAAGACGCCAgagcagctcgagaaggaggctgctgaggccgaggcgcggtCCGCAGCAGGCAAGGAGTAG
- the IDP1 gene encoding uncharacterized protein (Belongs to the isocitrate and isopropylmalate dehydrogenases family) translates to MLPSLLRTTAPVRNSILRTTPTLIANMSSATFERIKVKNPVVEMDGDEMTRIIWKKIREELILPYLDIDLKYYDLGMENRDATDDKVTVESAEATLKYNVAVKCATITPDEARVEEFKLKKMWKSPNGTIRNILGGTVFREPIMLKDLPKPVPGWTKPIIIGRHAFGDQYRSTDLIVPGPGKLTLKFVPENGGEESELEVFQFQSPGVAMSMYNTDESIVGFAHSSFKMAISKKMPLYMSTKNTILKKYDGRFKDIFAEVFEADYKTEFEKLGIWYEHRLIDDMVAQVIKSDGGFVWACKNYDGDVMSDVLAQGYGSLGMMTSELITPDGKVMEAEAAHGTVTRHYRQWQKGQKTSTNPVASIFAWTRGLSFRAKLDNTPELAQFAEALEAACVDVINAGIMTKDLALSMKGKAMTDADWATTDEYMDAVNKNLQQKLQARKNKL, encoded by the exons ATG CTCCCCTCCCTTCTCCGCACTACAGCGCCGGTTCGCAACTCTATCCTCCGCACCACCCCCACCCTTATCGCAAACATGAGCTCCGCTACCTTCGAACGCATCAAGGTCAAGAACCCCGtcgtcgagatggacggTGACGAGATGACTCGCATCATCTGGAAGAAGATCCGTGAGGAGCTCATCCTTCCCTACCTTGACATCGACCTCAAGTACTACGACCTCGGCATGGAGAACCGTGATGCT AccgacgacaaggtcaCCGTCGAGTCCGCCGAGGCCACGCTCAAGTacaacgtcgccgtcaAGTGCGCCACCATCACCCCCGATGAGGCCCGTGTTGAGGAgttcaagctcaagaagatGTGGAAGTCGCCCAACGGCACC ATCCGTAACATCCTCGGCGGTACCGTGTTCCGTGAGCCCATCATGCTCAAGGACCTTCCCAAGCCCGTTCCAGGATGGACCAAGCCCATCATCATCGGCCGCCACGCCTTTGGTGACCAGTACCGCTCGACCGACCTGATCGTTCCCGGCCCCGGCAAGCTCACCCTCAAGTTCGTTCCCGAGAACGGTGGTGAGGagtccgagctcgaggtctTCCAGTTCCAGAGCCCCGGCGTCGCCATGTCGATGTACAACACCGACGAGTCGATTGTCGGCTTCGCCCACTCCTCGTTCAAGATGGCTATTTCCAAGAAGATGCCCCTCTACATGTCGACCAAGAACACTATCCTTAAGAAGTACGACGGTCGCTTCAAGGACATCTTCGCCGAGGTCTTCGAGGCCGACTACAAGACTGAGTTCGAGAAGCTCGGCATCTGGTACGAGCACCgcctcatcgacgacatggtCGCCCAGGTGATCAAGTCGGACGGTGGCTTCGTTTGGGCGTGCAAGAACtacgacggcgacgtcaTGTCTGACGTTCTTGCCCAGGGCTACGGCTCGCTCGGCATGATGACTTCGGAGCTCATCACCCccgacggcaaggtcatggaggccgaggccgcccaCGGCACTGTCACCCGCCACTACCGCCAGTGGCAGAAGGGCCAGAAGACCTCGACCAACCCCGTTGCGTCGATCTTCGCCTGGACCCGTGGTCTTTCGTTCcgtgccaagctcgacaacacccccgagctcgcgcagttcgccgaggcgctcgaggccgcctGTGTCGACGTCATCAACGCCGGCATCATGACCAAGGACCTTGCCCTCTCGATGAAGGGCAAGGCCATGACCGACGCTGACTGGGCCACCACCGACGAGTACATGGACGCCGTCAACAAGAACCTCCAGCAGAAGCTCCAGGCTCGCAAGAACAAGCTCTAA